The region CGGAAGTCTGTCTGTTGCAAACATGATGGCAATAATTGAGCTTGTAGGTGAGATGTTCCAAGAAAAAGGAGATGATTGCATAGATCTACTAGTAGAGCAATGCAAGTTGATGGGACTCAAGCCAGAAGACGAAAGCACAATTTACAACATAATTGAAATGCTCAAAAACTCTAACATGTCGGTTGAAGAATCAATCGAGCAGCTATACAAGTTCTCCAAGATCGTCGGCCTAAACGACAAGGAAGCAGACGCATACTATGCCAGGCTGACCTCTCACAGGAAAAAAGGAGGTAGCTAAGCCATGGCATCAAGCGTAATGACAGAAGCGATATTGATTATAGCTTCAATAGTTGTGGCTACCACAATTGCAGGAGTCGTCATGTCTCAGGTGGGATCTTTTGAATCCACATTCACGGCAACCTCACAAAATCAGAAAAATGAAATGCTTACAAAAATCAAAGTAATACACGTTTTGCGCAATGCTACTGACAGCCCACCCAACTTGGAAGTCTGGGTAAAAAACATAGGAATTGATCCTATCACAGCACCTACATCAATGGATATCTACTTTGGACCTACAGGTGCAGCTCAACGCATACCGTATAATGCCGCAGGCGGAGAAGATACATGGAGATTCCAAACTCTTCCTAGCATGATTCAGAAAATGGATACAGTGCAAATCAGAATAACTGATTCGCAATTAACTGTTGGTACAACCTACACATTAAGAGTTGCTGCTCCAAACGGCGTATACACAGATTATGTTTTCTCGACATAGCACGAGGGATGCTGATTGGGCCTAAGTGTAGCTATTGCAGGCGGCATTGTGATGTTTTCAATGATATATGTAATGCTGACACTTCCTAACATGATAGATCAAACCGTATCAATCAACAAGGCTTCATCGGAAATAGCAGAAATTGAAAATTCAATTCTAAAGACGAACATGGCGATGTCTTCATTTACAGTTACGGATGCTGTAAACGGATACGTGCAGTTTGAGATTGAAAATCTTGGAACGGAAAAAATGTGGAATTTTACAAACTTTGACGTTCTTATAACGTACCAAATAAGCAGCTCACCCTGGAATAGAACAGAATCGCTAACGTATTCTGAAGAGTGCAATCCTCTTCCTGCAAGCGGGAATTGGTGCAGGCAATCAATCTCAAATGACAACATAGATCCAAAGATACTCAACAATGGAGAGACATTAACTGCACGTGGCAGAGTAAGCCAGACCATAGACAGTGGTCTTGTGACAGCTGTAGTATCATCCAACAACGGAGTAGTTACAGCCAGAACATATTCGGTTCCGTAATATTCGTTCGAAAAAACCAAACACCATCTTATATCAATTTTTTTTTCAGAATCTACATTGAAGATTGTAGCAGACCTATTGTATTTTATGAGGAGGAGTATACGCGTTGACTGAGATCCTGCCTTGCGGCAACGAGGAAGTAGATAGACAATTTGGCGGCGGTATCCCATTTCCAACATTGATGTTAATTGAAGGAGATCATGGAACCGGCAAAAGCGCTCTAGCAGCACAATTCATGAAAGGATTCCTTGATTCTGGCAAAAAAATACTTTGTGTCACTGAAAACACTGTAAAGGAATACATTGAAAACATGAAATCGATCACGTTCAACTTTTCAACTGCATTCCTGCGAAACAGGCTGACAATCATGCCGTTGCATATGTATGGAGTACACTGGAACAAGGAACAGTCCGCATATCTACTTCCAGTAGTTGGGAAATACATCGGGAACAGCTTCAAAGAGCATAACTGTGTGGTAATAGACTCGCTTTCACTATTGACAGTTTTCTCCGATGCCAGTAGAATATTGGAATTTTTCACACAATGCAAATACCTTGTAGCGCGCGGCATGGGAGTTATAATCACCATACACCCAGAAGACATTCCGCCTGACCTTAGAATGAGAGTCAAAGGAGGCGTCGATGTATACCTAAAGCTTGGTACTACAAATATCGGAGGAAAGGATGTAAAAACACTTAGGATTGTCAAGCTGATAGGAGCAAAAGAAAACACCGATTCTGGATTTGCATTTGATGTGGATATGACATTTGGTATAAAGATAGTTCCAATCTCAATGGCTAATGCCTAGGTGAGTTCGTGGAGGACGGATAGCTTTGCCTTTTGATTTTTCACAGGTAAGAGATCCAAGATTCATTGAAGAGCTGAAAAAATCACCACATCTGCTAAATTATATGGAAAATTATACTGCAAGGGGAAACCCGCTTCCCTTGTTCACGGAACAGCTGCAAGCAGAACACAAAAAACTAAAAGAGCCGAACCTCATTTATCCGGTTTCCGAGCAGACGTATGTGCACATAAACCCACACACAACATCCGATGACGGTTACATGGAATATGTTATAGTGGAACCGGACATGCCAGATAGAAAACTGATGGAAGTTGCAGATAAAATGTTCGCAGTACAGTCAGCCGAGTTTGCACCGCCAGTAGAAATCACAGAAAGATTCAACATGATAGAAACCTACCTTAAAGATCACGTACAGCTTACCGATGCCCCAGTGGATTATTCCTCACTTGGTGATGTGTACAAGCTCAAATCATTACCTGTCAACAAAAAAGACTGGGTTGGCCTGCGTTATCACTTTCTGCAAAAAAGGGCTGGAACAGGAATATTGGATCCTTTCCTTGCAGACTCTAACCTTGAAGACATCTCGATTATAGGCGCAGGAAACGTCTACATAATACACAAGTCTTTCGGTGCCCTCAAGTGTCCGTTATTCCTGGGAGTGGAAGAAATAGACGAACTGATCATTAGCATGTCTGAACAGTTTGGAAAAACCATATCACATGCAAGGCCTGTAGTAGACGCAGTCCTGCCTGATGGTTCCAGAATTAACATCGTATTTGGAAAGGATATCTCAAGAAAGGGTACCAACGCTACGATAAGAAAATTTGCAAGCACACCGCTTTCGATCACGCAGGTCCTCACATCAAAGGCCCTTGACTTCCGCGAGGCAGCTTACATGTGGATGATGCTCAATGAGGGAATGAGCGTGTTTATCAACGGAGAGACGGCGTCAGGTAAGACCACTACTCTTATGGCACTTACTGCCTTCATACCTTCAAACTGGAAGATAGTCACAATCGAGGATACGCCTGAACTTACACTACCTCATTCCAACTGGATTACTGAGCAAACAAGGGATACTGGAAACGAGCAGTCTAGTGTTACGATGTTTGATCTGCTAAAAGCAGCGTTAAGACAGCGTCCAAACTATATCTTTGTAGGAGAAATCAGAGGGGCAGAAGCAAACATTGCGTTTCAGGCTATGCAGACAGGCCACCCCGTCGTAAGCACTTTCCACGCAGCAAACATGACTGCCCTCATTCAAAGAATCACAAATCCGCCAATGCTCATTCCAAAGACTAACGTGGAAAACCTCAACATAGCGCTTTTCCAGGGTGCAGTGCAAGGGCCGGGAGGAAAGCGAGTAAGACGTGTTCTGTCAATTAACGAAATTCTCGGATACAATCCGGAGGGTGGTAACGTAATGTTCATTCCTGTGTTTAACTGGGATCCGGGAACTGATGAAGTAAAATTCCGGGGAAAAGGAAGCAGTGCGCTATTTGTACAAAAAGTGCTTGAGAAACGAGGCATGTCAAAAAAAGACGAAGGTCTATTGTACGAAGAGCTGGAATTACGAGCTAGAATACTTCAAAAAATGATGGAAAAAAGAATCTTTAATTTTTATGACGTATTTGACTCGATATCTCATTGCAGGGAAATAGGACTTGAGGCCTTTTACAAGGAACTGGATGCACTATGATTCAGATTCCGCTTTTCAAAAAACTATCTCTTGCAAACATGCAAAAAAGCGATGAAAAATTTGTCTACTTTGTTGCATTTCTGTACAGTATATCTACAGGTGAAATAGGCGGAATAGATCTTATCAGAACCACACGTGATACTAACTATGGAAAATATACTGCCGCATTTCGCGACGTATATCAGATAGGAGTGGGTTGGAGCTTTGGTATATCTAGAGCCCTAGAGATGATCGCAGAAAAAGTATCATCTGATAAAACTGATCAACTAAAGCAGCTTTTGATAAAGCTGGCGCAAGTAATCCGACTTGGAGACGCATTAAAGACGTTCTTTGCTGATGAGCTAAAATCCACAGTTATGACTTACTCAATCGTATACGAAAGAAAGCTTGAGAATCAAAAATTATTCTTGGAAATGTTTTACACACTAATGTCTACTGCCGCATTCATGATAGCAGCAAACTCTATTATGAGCATGCTAATGGGCCAGTCAAACTCTGAATCAATACTGCTTATGTCGTTTATAGGAGTGGCAGCAAGCATGAGCGCGTTCGTATTCATGATGTATATCATGTTCCCACGTGATATATTGGGATACCAGTCCGCAGACGAGGATTTTAAATTCAGATTGAAAATATACATGGCAGTAGGAGCAGGCGTGGGAATAGGTGTTGTTTTGTTGTTCACAAACATCCTTCCAACAACACTCATAGTGGGAATCGCTGCAGCCCCATTATTCTATCCGGGTCTTTATGCAAGAAAAATGGAACAGAAACTAAAAGAGATAAACAACTGGTATCCAGAGTTCGTAAGGCATTTCGGCGAGATATATGCAACTATAGGTTCGGTGGGTAGCACTCTTGAGGCGGTGCTCCGAAGCGATTTTGGGCCACTACAGGTACATCTTGAGCGATTTAAGAACCGCATAAAGCACAGAGTAGAGCAAAAACTTTGCTTTGAGCTGTTCTCTCGTGACACTGGCAGCCAAGTTATTGCAAATGGAAACGAAGTAGTATCGTTTGCGATGGACAAGGGAGCCAACCTTAATCTTGCTGGAAACCATGTTGCCGATATCACCACAAAGATAAACGAGCTAAGAGCTAAAAGGACGCAAACTGCAAAAACTTTTGAGACCATCATAGTAGTGCTTCATGCACTTACGCTCGCAGTCTTTGGACTCATGAATAAACTAACATCAATATTCTTTGATCTTGTAAATACAGTAGATGTCTCAAACGACACTCTCAGCCTTACCCCTATTGATCCTCAATTTATGGCTATGATGATGCCGCTCATGGTTCTTATGACATCTGTAATAAGCGCAATGGCGCTGAAAGTCGCTCAGGGAGGCCTTTACAAGACTGTATTCTATCATATAGCATTGCTCTTGGTGATAGGATCCGTCGTAATGTTCGTAATGGATGCTCTGTTATCAGACTACCTAGCAACACACGTCCTTGACTTTGTAAAGCCAACCATAGGACCTGTGTGATTTTTTCACACAAACATCATTCTATATCTGAATAAATAAAATCGAATTAGTGCAAAGTGAGGTTATTAGGTAATGCTGACACAGACATCTGGAGATTCAGTTCAAGTCGTCTCATTTAACATAATCAATTCTAGCGGAAAGAAGGAAGACTATGCAATGCCAATAGAGCAGGTAAGGGAGATTCGTGCTGTAGAGAAAATAACCAAAGTACCTAGATCGGAACCATTCGTTCTGGGCATAATGAATCTCAGGGGGCTGATAATACCTGTTATTGATGTCAAAAAGAAGCTAGGTCTTGACTCGCAGAAGACTTCTAATTCTAAGCAAAGAATACTCGTGGCAGACACTAACGGCTCACTTACTGGCTTGCTTGTAGATGAGGTTGATCAGGTCATCAGAATACCGACGCAAGAAATAGAGCAGCCGCCGCAGGGAGCATTTGACTCATACCATTATGTAAAGGGAATTGCCAAAGTAAATGAAAAGCTGGTAATACTACTTGATATTGAAAGTCTGCTCATTGGCCAAAAACAAGCCGAACAGCCAAAACCAAAAGTCCAGACAGCGCAAAACACCTCTAAAGAGCCAGCCAAAGAGCCCACCGAAGACCTAGACGACCCTACCATACATTCGCTTGATGACATACCGCCAGAGCTTGCAGAGGTATTCAAGGAAGATGAACAGGGAATTCAGCCCACTCAGATAATCAGGGAGTAAAAAGTTCCAATTCGGGCTGTTATGCCTGAATTTGTGCCAGTTTGGAGCAGATCCGAACAAGAAAATTCCTTCTAATTTAATATGAAGACTGCGTCGGCATCCTGCATGGATGCAAAAGTACCAAAACTAGAGGAAATTTACGATAGAATCGAGGTAGAAGAGAGCAGAGAACAAAGTCAAGCAGACGGCTACCAGTGGGGTATAGAATACCTGCAGGATGTAATAAAGCAGTTAGACAAACTTGAACAACGGGCTTTGGAAAAAAACGATCCGTCATTTTATAATAATGTGAAACTGTCTGCGCAAAGAGCAAGGGAAGTAGAGAAGGAATTAAAGAACAAGTTACGCAATATAAGGAATAATTGAAAGCAGGATGTACTGCGGCATTGTATGATCACATCAAACATACTTGATGCTATATTGCGATTTGATTGTACAAAATTCAATGCCGTTCAGTATGTTATCTAGATTTTCAAGACACTATATGATGCCAAAGCGTCATCAGGAGATGACGTGATGCTCACAAAATCGGTTTCATCCCAAATCAACGTCCTTATAATTAATGATTCTAGCTACATGGGCACTTACCTTAAGGATCTGGTGTCAAGCGAGTCCATTCATGTATACGATATAGCAAGGGATGGAATCGAGGGGCTTCGTAAAATCTCGATACAAAAACCTGACGTAATACTATTGGATTTGGAAATGCCGAGAATGG is a window of Candidatus Nitrosotenuis uzonensis DNA encoding:
- a CDS encoding ATPase domain-containing protein; the protein is MTEILPCGNEEVDRQFGGGIPFPTLMLIEGDHGTGKSALAAQFMKGFLDSGKKILCVTENTVKEYIENMKSITFNFSTAFLRNRLTIMPLHMYGVHWNKEQSAYLLPVVGKYIGNSFKEHNCVVIDSLSLLTVFSDASRILEFFTQCKYLVARGMGVIITIHPEDIPPDLRMRVKGGVDVYLKLGTTNIGGKDVKTLRIVKLIGAKENTDSGFAFDVDMTFGIKIVPISMANA
- a CDS encoding type II/IV secretion system ATPase subunit, coding for MPFDFSQVRDPRFIEELKKSPHLLNYMENYTARGNPLPLFTEQLQAEHKKLKEPNLIYPVSEQTYVHINPHTTSDDGYMEYVIVEPDMPDRKLMEVADKMFAVQSAEFAPPVEITERFNMIETYLKDHVQLTDAPVDYSSLGDVYKLKSLPVNKKDWVGLRYHFLQKRAGTGILDPFLADSNLEDISIIGAGNVYIIHKSFGALKCPLFLGVEEIDELIISMSEQFGKTISHARPVVDAVLPDGSRINIVFGKDISRKGTNATIRKFASTPLSITQVLTSKALDFREAAYMWMMLNEGMSVFINGETASGKTTTLMALTAFIPSNWKIVTIEDTPELTLPHSNWITEQTRDTGNEQSSVTMFDLLKAALRQRPNYIFVGEIRGAEANIAFQAMQTGHPVVSTFHAANMTALIQRITNPPMLIPKTNVENLNIALFQGAVQGPGGKRVRRVLSINEILGYNPEGGNVMFIPVFNWDPGTDEVKFRGKGSSALFVQKVLEKRGMSKKDEGLLYEELELRARILQKMMEKRIFNFYDVFDSISHCREIGLEAFYKELDAL
- a CDS encoding flagellar assembly protein FlaJ; protein product: MIQIPLFKKLSLANMQKSDEKFVYFVAFLYSISTGEIGGIDLIRTTRDTNYGKYTAAFRDVYQIGVGWSFGISRALEMIAEKVSSDKTDQLKQLLIKLAQVIRLGDALKTFFADELKSTVMTYSIVYERKLENQKLFLEMFYTLMSTAAFMIAANSIMSMLMGQSNSESILLMSFIGVAASMSAFVFMMYIMFPRDILGYQSADEDFKFRLKIYMAVGAGVGIGVVLLFTNILPTTLIVGIAAAPLFYPGLYARKMEQKLKEINNWYPEFVRHFGEIYATIGSVGSTLEAVLRSDFGPLQVHLERFKNRIKHRVEQKLCFELFSRDTGSQVIANGNEVVSFAMDKGANLNLAGNHVADITTKINELRAKRTQTAKTFETIIVVLHALTLAVFGLMNKLTSIFFDLVNTVDVSNDTLSLTPIDPQFMAMMMPLMVLMTSVISAMALKVAQGGLYKTVFYHIALLLVIGSVVMFVMDALLSDYLATHVLDFVKPTIGPV
- a CDS encoding chemotaxis protein CheW, with the protein product MLTQTSGDSVQVVSFNIINSSGKKEDYAMPIEQVREIRAVEKITKVPRSEPFVLGIMNLRGLIIPVIDVKKKLGLDSQKTSNSKQRILVADTNGSLTGLLVDEVDQVIRIPTQEIEQPPQGAFDSYHYVKGIAKVNEKLVILLDIESLLIGQKQAEQPKPKVQTAQNTSKEPAKEPTEDLDDPTIHSLDDIPPELAEVFKEDEQGIQPTQIIRE